The DNA region GGACTTTACCCTGTTTTTGCAACAACTCCTCAATGGTTTGTCGATCGGCAGTGTTTATGCCATCTTTGCCCTTGGTTATACGTTGGTTTTCTCGATACTGGGCATCATTAATTTTGCCCATGGCGCAATTTTTACCCTTGGGGCTTATTTTACCTATCTGTTTGCGGGGGGCAAGTTTGGGTTCAATGGTGTGCTTGCCAATGCCCAACTCCCTTTTGCATTGCCGTTTTGGTTGGCCTTAATCTGCGGATGTTTGGTGGCTGGGCTAACCTCGGTCTGTCTCGAATGGCTAGCTTTTCGGCCATTGCGCAAACGAGGAGCTGATTCGCTATTGAGCTTGGTCTCTAGCCTTGGGGCTGCTGTGGTTATTGTGAATAGTATTCAGGCACTTGTTGGAGCAGAAATTTATACGTTTCCGGCGAATATCTACGGCAATATTCCCGAGTCAATTAATTTTGGGTCAGCGGAAAATCCAATTTTGATTCGAACAGTGCAAGTGATTATTTTCGGGGTATCGGCGATCGCAGTGGCCATTCTCACCTATGGCATGACCCAAACAAAAATGGGTAAAGCTGTGCAAGCGGTTGCAGAGGATGGGGTGACAGCCAGTTTGCTGGGGATTAATACCGAGCGAGTGATTCAGCTGACCTTTTTTGTAAGTGGTTGTTTAGCTGGATTGGCGGGGACGTTGGTGGGATCGAGCGTCAGTATTGCAGGACCTTATTTCGGGATCACCTATGGCTTGAAAGGATTGGGCGTGATTGTCCTAGGTGGTCTCGGTAATATTCCGGGGGCAGTGGTTGGTGGCTTATTGATTGGATTGGCAGAGGCATTTATTCCGGGGGATTTTTCAGGATATAAGGAGGCGATCGCCTTTGCACTTTTATTTGGGATGCTATTAATTCGTCCACAGGGATTGTTCGGGAAGAAGACTATTCAAAAGGTTTAAGTCAGAATTTTTATTAGGGATTGAGCAAAAAACATGGCGGCATTTCTAAGTACCTATGGCTATTTAATTGTCTCGACATTACTCGGGGCAATG from [Leptolyngbya] sp. PCC 7376 includes:
- a CDS encoding branched-chain amino acid ABC transporter permease: MDFTLFLQQLLNGLSIGSVYAIFALGYTLVFSILGIINFAHGAIFTLGAYFTYLFAGGKFGFNGVLANAQLPFALPFWLALICGCLVAGLTSVCLEWLAFRPLRKRGADSLLSLVSSLGAAVVIVNSIQALVGAEIYTFPANIYGNIPESINFGSAENPILIRTVQVIIFGVSAIAVAILTYGMTQTKMGKAVQAVAEDGVTASLLGINTERVIQLTFFVSGCLAGLAGTLVGSSVSIAGPYFGITYGLKGLGVIVLGGLGNIPGAVVGGLLIGLAEAFIPGDFSGYKEAIAFALLFGMLLIRPQGLFGKKTIQKV